One genomic segment of Thermodesulfobacterium sp. TA1 includes these proteins:
- a CDS encoding ketopantoate reductase C-terminal domain-containing protein, with translation MKVGLEVEISENIVGWKWKKAIVNSAINPIGAIIDVKNGYILENEHLFTLATEVVKEGCQVAAQKGIEFEVHPIDLLLETLKRTRENYNSMLLKENKNPNTDYYVVSSF, from the coding sequence ATGAAAGTCGGATTAGAGGTAGAGATCAGCGAGAACATAGTTGGATGGAAGTGGAAGAAAGCTATAGTTAACTCAGCGATAAATCCAATTGGTGCTATCATAGATGTTAAAAACGGGTACATACTGGAAAACGAGCATCTTTTTACTCTGGCTACAGAAGTCGTAAAGGAAGGCTGCCAGGTTGCGGCTCAAAAAGGTATCGAGTTTGAAGTACACCCTATAGATCTTCTCCTTGAAACCCTTAAGAGGACGAGAGAAAACTATAACTCTATGCTTCTTAAAGAAAACAAAAATCCAAACACAGATTATTATGTGGTATCTTCATTTTAA
- a CDS encoding 2-dehydropantoate 2-reductase N-terminal domain-containing protein has product MKIYILGAGSIGSLFGALLSKIGKDVTLIGREEHIKAINNNGLRVVGVEEFTVYPKAVTEVPPKSPDLIILATKSYSTAHALECAKESIGENSWILSIQNGLETKDEALKYTKNILGGITTNGAALESWGVVRWAGKGITIIGNYLLGKGNSPKESLPYL; this is encoded by the coding sequence ATGAAAATTTATATTCTTGGTGCTGGTTCTATAGGTTCCCTTTTTGGAGCGCTTTTGTCTAAAATAGGTAAAGATGTGACGCTAATAGGTCGTGAAGAGCATATAAAAGCAATAAATAACAACGGCCTTAGAGTTGTTGGCGTTGAAGAGTTCACAGTTTACCCCAAAGCTGTTACTGAAGTTCCTCCCAAATCACCAGACTTGATAATTTTAGCAACAAAGTCCTATTCCACAGCCCACGCATTGGAGTGTGCAAAGGAAAGCATAGGCGAAAACTCTTGGATATTAAGCATTCAAAACGGGCTTGAAACCAAGGACGAGGCATTAAAATACACCAAAAACATCCTTGGTGGGATAACTACCAATGGAGCTGCCCTTGAAAGTTGGGGAGTTGTTAGATGGGCTGGAAAGGGGATAACGATAATCGGAAACTATCTGCTGGGAAAAGGCAATTCGCCGAAAGAGTCGCTTCCCTATTTATGA